From one Musa acuminata AAA Group cultivar baxijiao chromosome BXJ2-6, Cavendish_Baxijiao_AAA, whole genome shotgun sequence genomic stretch:
- the LOC135613360 gene encoding disease resistance protein RGA2-like, whose amino-acid sequence MAGVDLRHILLDLLPSSDMTERCRELGIQHHLEKFIPDLWAISAVIRDATMRAWTQPDVEMWMADAGAAIGDVQNLLDRILEWPGRAAAPSNPLLRSFRVAFRLSILQELKEMGLRLKELVLWGSALDLRKEMMDAMDPCDEEYSYVLGDEVVGRDEDRDNIVEILQQNQSSNNNGEPFVIQIHDEWPFGSLSSMGKTTLARMIYHHPWVRQHFHHRIWVDVSIDLSFDELSIGREFARSITGDSCDHLQSHQAIWLLVNERLGQRRYLLILNDIYYDDMEEGLKDKWDQLKHNLLHVGGIGSTVIITTNHMQPIYIFGSREYLLHGLSEDAWIKLVMRDTFIGSAQDKENTCSINLLIQFAEQQYKTHDGSPMLAKTLGSIFRYTETPSAF is encoded by the coding sequence ATGGCGGGAGTGGATTTGCGGCACATACTCTTGGATTTGCTGCCGTCGTCTGATATGACGGAGCGATGTCGAGAGCTAGgtatccaacatcatcttgagaagttTATTCCTGACCTTTGGGCCATCAGTGCAGTCATTCGGGACGCGACGATGCGGGCGTGGACGCAGCCGGACGTGGAGATGTGGATGGCGGATGCGGGTGCAGCCATTGGGGACGTCCAAAACCTGCTCGACCGGATCTTGGAGTGGCCGGGGAGGGCAGCGGCACCGTCGAATCCCTTGTTGCGCTCCTTCCGAGTGGCTTTTCGTCTTTCTATTCTGCAGGAGCTCAAGGAGATGGGGCTCAGGTTGAAGGAGCTCGTCCTTTGGGGGTCTGCCTTGGACCTCCGGAAGGAGATGATGGATGCCATGGATCCATGCGATGAAGAGTACTCCTATGTCCTAGGAGATGAAGTGGTGGGAAGAGATGAGGACAGAGATAATATTGTAGAGATTCTTCAGCAGAATCAATCATCCAACAACAACGGTGAGCCCTTCGTCATACAAATCCATGATGAATGGCCGTTTGGATCACTGTCATCCATGGGGAAGACAACCCTGGCTCGGATGATTTACCACCACCCCTGGGTGCGCCAACATTTCCATCATCGAATCTGGGTGGACGTTTCCATCgacttatctttcgatgaactaagCATCGGGAGAGAATTTGCAAGGTCTATCACGGGAGACTCGTGCGACCATCTGCAATCGCACCAAGCTATCTGGCTACTCGTGAATGAACGGCTCGGCCAAAGAAGATACTTGCTCATTTTGAATGACATATACTATGATGATATGGAAGAGGGGTTGAAAGACAAGTGGGATCAACTAAAGCACAACCTATTGCATGTGGGTGGAATCGGAAGTACAGTGATCATCACCACCAACCATATGCAGcctatatatatatttgggtCTAGAGAATACTTGTTGCATGGCCTATCAGAGGATGCTTGGATAAAATTGGTCATGCGAGACACATTCATTGGATCAGCGCAGGACAAAGAGAACACTTGTTCCATAAATTTGCTAATTCAATTTGCGGAGCAACAATACAAAACACATGATGGCTCT